The following proteins are co-located in the Hemicordylus capensis ecotype Gifberg chromosome 11, rHemCap1.1.pri, whole genome shotgun sequence genome:
- the LOC128335572 gene encoding nascent polypeptide-associated complex subunit alpha, muscle-specific form-like isoform X3 — protein sequence MTPGSSPEPCATPLPPPVTRKYGDCVIYEKYIPEIESFKSIQRQQQRLSFPLDFTKPVRPGTKWRSKPSDLQSKLKLQVLTQPPETEISIMPFEGHSDELGVLSIEPPMPPTEALQGSAQDKAAGPQPSAARRCGQSCLKAFRRCNPFKKKRKKKPLEDTTQYPEPPAAVTELPSTPTAAESKGRIQELEWADELSEDWQSEKPRSAPLPGAKWVQKILLERADDKPLPPIAHPSHSGTPISPPTSRKMEEPAITTLTQPNNAATESPREETEAVNISQPEFPPPPTHFESQDSPPTADASVPQASPETQGLPTPTDQVQTETTSLQTTSLEPQSDSLQMATHIDDSNKAGPPQKEGEEQRDAPSPGGKLMKKISFAKPEKITRASPKTKAVASPAYQLNTDVASSPTTSLESEGLSPVVTTISESGSGAKEDSRKETQGARRSPMATEATSPPSATPKKQGHLSKPDSFQSEKQSPLMAKYFQNAVRIGHPQKPKAGKRPPPQPKTSLLQKSILRKRSSMLAGRLSEAPVLTAVADQLHPVATSVPITSLKTEDRPPKSSRKRREAAHRRSGRRK from the exons AAAATATGGAGATTGTGTGATATATGAAAAATATATCCCAG AGATTGAAAGCTTCAAGTCAATACAAAGGCAGCAGCAAAGGCTAAGTTTTCCTCTGGATTTCACAAAACCAGTACGGCCTGGTACCAAATGGAGATCAAAGCCATCAGAT CTACAGAGCAAACTGAAGCTCCAGGTGCTCACACAGCCTCCTGAGACGGAAATCTCAATAATGCCCTTTGAAGGCCACTCAGACGAACTGGGAGTGCTCAGCATCGAACCACCCATGCCACCCACTGAAGCACTGCAGGGATCTGCCCAAGACAAGGCAGCAGGGCCACAGCCAAGTGCTGCACGCCGCTGTGGACAGTCCTGCTTAAAAGCATTCAGGCGGTGCAATCCATTTAAGAAGAAACGCAAGAAGAAACCCCTTGAAGATACGACTCAATATCCGGAGCCACCAGCAGCTGTAACTGAGCTCCCTTCGACACCTACAGCAGCTGAATCTAAAGGAAGAATTCAAGAACTAG AATGGGCTGATGAACTTTCGGAAGACTGGCAAAGTGAAAAGCCGAGGAGTGCACCACTA cctGGAGCAAAATGGGTGCAAAAGATCCTTTTAGAAAGGGCTGACGACAAGCCTTTGCCACCAATAGCCCATCCATCCCACAGTGGCACACCTATTTCACCTCCCACCTCTCGCAAAATGGAGGAGCCTGCAATCACCACACTAACCCAACCAAATAATGCTGCTACAGAAAGTCCTAGAGAAGAAACAGAAGCAGTCAACATTTCTCAACCAGAATTTCCACCTCCACCTACTCATTTTGAAAGTCAGGACTCGCCACCTACAGCGGACGCCAGTGTGCCTCAAGCCTCTCCTGAGACTCAGGGGCTCCCCACCCCAACTGATCAGGTCCAGACAGAGACGACTTCCTTACAAACCACCTCTCTTGAACCCCAAAGTGACTCCCTTCAGATGGCCACACACATCGATGATTCAAATAAAGCAGGACCACCACAGAAGGAAGGCGAAGAACAGAGGGATGCACCAAGT CCTGGAGGAAAGTTGATGAAAAAAATATCTTTTGCAAAGCCGGAGAAGATCACTCGGGCATCACCTAAGACAAAAGCGGTGGCATCCCCAGCTTATCAACTCAACACAGATGTGGCTTCCTCACCAACTACCTCTCTAGAATCTGAGGGCCTTTCACCTGTAGTCACCACAATATCTGAATCAGGCAGTGGTGCAAAGGAAGATTCCAGAAAAGAAACCCAAGGAGCCAGACGTTCTCCCATGGCAACTGAAGCAACATCTCCACCTTCAGCGACTCCCAAGAAACAGGGGCACCTGTCAAAACCCGACTCTTTCCAGTCTGAGAAGCAATCACCTCTGATGGCCAAATATTTTCAGAATGCAGTGAGGATAGGCCACCCACAGAAGCCAAAAGCAGGGAAGAGGCCTCCACCACAA CCTAAAACAAGTTTGTTGCAAAAATCCATTCTACGAAAACGCAGCAGCATGCTGGCGGGGCGATTGTCCGAGGCACCAGTTCTCACAGCAGTCGCTGACCAGCTCCATCCAGTGGCAACCTCTGTACCTATCACCTCTCTCAAAACCGAGGACCGCCCACCGAAAAGTTCCAGGAAACGAAGAGAAGCAGCCCACAGGAGGTCAGGGAGACGGAAATGA
- the LOC128335572 gene encoding nascent polypeptide-associated complex subunit alpha, muscle-specific form-like isoform X5, with amino-acid sequence MKNISQLQSKLKLQVLTQPPETEISIMPFEGHSDELGVLSIEPPMPPTEALQGSAQDKAAGPQPSAARRCGQSCLKAFRRCNPFKKKRKKKPLEDTTQYPEPPAAVTELPSTPTAAESKGRIQELEWADELSEDWQSEKPRSAPLPGAKWVQKILLERADDKPLPPIAHPSHSGTPISPPTSRKMEEPAITTLTQPNNAATESPREETEAVNISQPEFPPPPTHFESQDSPPTADASVPQASPETQGLPTPTDQVQTETTSLQTTSLEPQSDSLQMATHIDDSNKAGPPQKEGEEQRDAPSPGGKLMKKISFAKPEKITRASPKTKAVASPAYQLNTDVASSPTTSLESEGLSPVVTTISESGSGAKEDSRKETQGARRSPMATEATSPPSATPKKQGHLSKPDSFQSEKQSPLMAKYFQNAVRIGHPQKPKAGKRPPPQPKTSLLQKSILRKRSSMLAGRLSEAPVLTAVADQLHPVATSVPITSLKTEDRPPKSSRKRREAAHRRSGRRK; translated from the exons ATGAAAAATATATCCCAG CTACAGAGCAAACTGAAGCTCCAGGTGCTCACACAGCCTCCTGAGACGGAAATCTCAATAATGCCCTTTGAAGGCCACTCAGACGAACTGGGAGTGCTCAGCATCGAACCACCCATGCCACCCACTGAAGCACTGCAGGGATCTGCCCAAGACAAGGCAGCAGGGCCACAGCCAAGTGCTGCACGCCGCTGTGGACAGTCCTGCTTAAAAGCATTCAGGCGGTGCAATCCATTTAAGAAGAAACGCAAGAAGAAACCCCTTGAAGATACGACTCAATATCCGGAGCCACCAGCAGCTGTAACTGAGCTCCCTTCGACACCTACAGCAGCTGAATCTAAAGGAAGAATTCAAGAACTAG AATGGGCTGATGAACTTTCGGAAGACTGGCAAAGTGAAAAGCCGAGGAGTGCACCACTA cctGGAGCAAAATGGGTGCAAAAGATCCTTTTAGAAAGGGCTGACGACAAGCCTTTGCCACCAATAGCCCATCCATCCCACAGTGGCACACCTATTTCACCTCCCACCTCTCGCAAAATGGAGGAGCCTGCAATCACCACACTAACCCAACCAAATAATGCTGCTACAGAAAGTCCTAGAGAAGAAACAGAAGCAGTCAACATTTCTCAACCAGAATTTCCACCTCCACCTACTCATTTTGAAAGTCAGGACTCGCCACCTACAGCGGACGCCAGTGTGCCTCAAGCCTCTCCTGAGACTCAGGGGCTCCCCACCCCAACTGATCAGGTCCAGACAGAGACGACTTCCTTACAAACCACCTCTCTTGAACCCCAAAGTGACTCCCTTCAGATGGCCACACACATCGATGATTCAAATAAAGCAGGACCACCACAGAAGGAAGGCGAAGAACAGAGGGATGCACCAAGT CCTGGAGGAAAGTTGATGAAAAAAATATCTTTTGCAAAGCCGGAGAAGATCACTCGGGCATCACCTAAGACAAAAGCGGTGGCATCCCCAGCTTATCAACTCAACACAGATGTGGCTTCCTCACCAACTACCTCTCTAGAATCTGAGGGCCTTTCACCTGTAGTCACCACAATATCTGAATCAGGCAGTGGTGCAAAGGAAGATTCCAGAAAAGAAACCCAAGGAGCCAGACGTTCTCCCATGGCAACTGAAGCAACATCTCCACCTTCAGCGACTCCCAAGAAACAGGGGCACCTGTCAAAACCCGACTCTTTCCAGTCTGAGAAGCAATCACCTCTGATGGCCAAATATTTTCAGAATGCAGTGAGGATAGGCCACCCACAGAAGCCAAAAGCAGGGAAGAGGCCTCCACCACAA CCTAAAACAAGTTTGTTGCAAAAATCCATTCTACGAAAACGCAGCAGCATGCTGGCGGGGCGATTGTCCGAGGCACCAGTTCTCACAGCAGTCGCTGACCAGCTCCATCCAGTGGCAACCTCTGTACCTATCACCTCTCTCAAAACCGAGGACCGCCCACCGAAAAGTTCCAGGAAACGAAGAGAAGCAGCCCACAGGAGGTCAGGGAGACGGAAATGA
- the LOC128335572 gene encoding nascent polypeptide-associated complex subunit alpha, muscle-specific form-like isoform X4, with protein sequence MATSEKKYGDCVIYEKYIPEIESFKSIQRQQQRLSFPLDFTKPVRPGTKWRSKPSDLQSKLKLQVLTQPPETEISIMPFEGHSDELGVLSIEPPMPPTEALQGSAQDKAAGPQPSAARRCGQSCLKAFRRCNPFKKKRKKKPLEDTTQYPEPPAAVTELPSTPTAAESKGRIQELEWADELSEDWQSEKPRSAPLPGAKWVQKILLERADDKPLPPIAHPSHSGTPISPPTSRKMEEPAITTLTQPNNAATESPREETEAVNISQPEFPPPPTHFESQDSPPTADASVPQASPETQGLPTPTDQVQTETTSLQTTSLEPQSDSLQMATHIDDSNKAGPPQKEGEEQRDAPSPGGKLMKKISFAKPEKITRASPKTKAVASPAYQLNTDVASSPTTSLESEGLSPVVTTISESGSGAKEDSRKETQGARRSPMATEATSPPSATPKKQGHLSKPDSFQSEKQSPLMAKYFQNAVRIGHPQKPKAGKRPPPQPKTSLLQKSILRKRSSMLAGRLSEAPVLTAVADQLHPVATSVPITSLKTEDRPPKSSRKRREAAHRRSGRRK encoded by the exons AAAATATGGAGATTGTGTGATATATGAAAAATATATCCCAG AGATTGAAAGCTTCAAGTCAATACAAAGGCAGCAGCAAAGGCTAAGTTTTCCTCTGGATTTCACAAAACCAGTACGGCCTGGTACCAAATGGAGATCAAAGCCATCAGAT CTACAGAGCAAACTGAAGCTCCAGGTGCTCACACAGCCTCCTGAGACGGAAATCTCAATAATGCCCTTTGAAGGCCACTCAGACGAACTGGGAGTGCTCAGCATCGAACCACCCATGCCACCCACTGAAGCACTGCAGGGATCTGCCCAAGACAAGGCAGCAGGGCCACAGCCAAGTGCTGCACGCCGCTGTGGACAGTCCTGCTTAAAAGCATTCAGGCGGTGCAATCCATTTAAGAAGAAACGCAAGAAGAAACCCCTTGAAGATACGACTCAATATCCGGAGCCACCAGCAGCTGTAACTGAGCTCCCTTCGACACCTACAGCAGCTGAATCTAAAGGAAGAATTCAAGAACTAG AATGGGCTGATGAACTTTCGGAAGACTGGCAAAGTGAAAAGCCGAGGAGTGCACCACTA cctGGAGCAAAATGGGTGCAAAAGATCCTTTTAGAAAGGGCTGACGACAAGCCTTTGCCACCAATAGCCCATCCATCCCACAGTGGCACACCTATTTCACCTCCCACCTCTCGCAAAATGGAGGAGCCTGCAATCACCACACTAACCCAACCAAATAATGCTGCTACAGAAAGTCCTAGAGAAGAAACAGAAGCAGTCAACATTTCTCAACCAGAATTTCCACCTCCACCTACTCATTTTGAAAGTCAGGACTCGCCACCTACAGCGGACGCCAGTGTGCCTCAAGCCTCTCCTGAGACTCAGGGGCTCCCCACCCCAACTGATCAGGTCCAGACAGAGACGACTTCCTTACAAACCACCTCTCTTGAACCCCAAAGTGACTCCCTTCAGATGGCCACACACATCGATGATTCAAATAAAGCAGGACCACCACAGAAGGAAGGCGAAGAACAGAGGGATGCACCAAGT CCTGGAGGAAAGTTGATGAAAAAAATATCTTTTGCAAAGCCGGAGAAGATCACTCGGGCATCACCTAAGACAAAAGCGGTGGCATCCCCAGCTTATCAACTCAACACAGATGTGGCTTCCTCACCAACTACCTCTCTAGAATCTGAGGGCCTTTCACCTGTAGTCACCACAATATCTGAATCAGGCAGTGGTGCAAAGGAAGATTCCAGAAAAGAAACCCAAGGAGCCAGACGTTCTCCCATGGCAACTGAAGCAACATCTCCACCTTCAGCGACTCCCAAGAAACAGGGGCACCTGTCAAAACCCGACTCTTTCCAGTCTGAGAAGCAATCACCTCTGATGGCCAAATATTTTCAGAATGCAGTGAGGATAGGCCACCCACAGAAGCCAAAAGCAGGGAAGAGGCCTCCACCACAA CCTAAAACAAGTTTGTTGCAAAAATCCATTCTACGAAAACGCAGCAGCATGCTGGCGGGGCGATTGTCCGAGGCACCAGTTCTCACAGCAGTCGCTGACCAGCTCCATCCAGTGGCAACCTCTGTACCTATCACCTCTCTCAAAACCGAGGACCGCCCACCGAAAAGTTCCAGGAAACGAAGAGAAGCAGCCCACAGGAGGTCAGGGAGACGGAAATGA